The proteins below come from a single Psychrobacter sp. PL19 genomic window:
- a CDS encoding efflux RND transporter periplasmic adaptor subunit, with amino-acid sequence MRKISKKSAIKWGIIALIVLGLAALAYKTFKPKEIQPNYLTALVEIGDIENNVMASGKVKALNTVDVGAQVSGEVKRLFVEVGDQVQKGDLIAQIDQVTQKNNLSNQQASLDQSEAALQSARAETLSREAGLKSAFADLASRQSELKQAQSDFSRLQSLVAIDAISQQEYDTQATRIDTAKAAVANARAAIDTAKAAIATTAANINSQQAALRKSQTNVDTAQEDLSYTTIRAPMSGTVVSITTEQGTTVNANQTAPTIVTLADLSVVRINAQISEADVINVKAGLPVYFNIIGNPDKKYDAILEAIEPAPERISDTSSTDAAIYYVGYIEVPNTERRFRIDMTAQVYIVVNQAKNALLIPSAALQAAGNAKKSDNTTVANDPDSGETMAKVRVLKADGEVVDQLVTVGINNRVSAEIISGLNKGDEVILSEEGPAEDGKGRF; translated from the coding sequence ATGCGCAAAATCAGCAAAAAGTCTGCTATTAAGTGGGGCATCATAGCCTTAATCGTCTTAGGGTTAGCGGCTTTGGCCTATAAAACCTTTAAGCCCAAAGAAATCCAGCCTAACTATCTCACAGCGCTGGTTGAGATTGGCGATATCGAAAATAACGTGATGGCATCCGGTAAAGTCAAGGCCCTAAATACTGTTGACGTCGGCGCGCAGGTATCTGGTGAGGTCAAACGGCTATTTGTTGAAGTGGGCGACCAAGTACAAAAAGGTGACTTAATCGCACAGATTGATCAAGTCACCCAAAAGAATAACTTAAGCAATCAACAAGCCAGCCTTGACCAAAGTGAAGCGGCTCTGCAAAGCGCTCGCGCAGAAACCTTAAGTCGAGAAGCCGGCTTAAAAAGTGCTTTTGCTGATCTTGCCAGCCGCCAGTCTGAGCTAAAACAAGCTCAATCTGATTTCTCGCGCTTGCAATCATTAGTCGCTATCGATGCGATCTCACAGCAGGAGTACGACACTCAAGCCACTCGTATTGATACCGCCAAAGCCGCGGTTGCCAATGCGCGCGCTGCTATCGATACTGCTAAGGCGGCGATCGCCACCACAGCGGCTAATATCAATAGCCAGCAGGCTGCTTTGCGCAAATCACAGACCAACGTCGATACTGCCCAAGAAGACCTCAGCTACACCACCATTCGCGCGCCAATGTCCGGTACAGTGGTCTCGATCACTACCGAACAAGGAACAACCGTTAATGCCAACCAGACCGCGCCTACCATTGTCACCTTAGCGGATTTGTCAGTTGTACGCATCAACGCCCAAATTTCTGAAGCAGACGTTATCAACGTTAAGGCAGGGCTACCCGTTTATTTCAATATTATTGGCAATCCTGATAAAAAGTATGACGCGATACTTGAAGCGATTGAACCGGCCCCTGAGCGTATTAGTGACACCAGCTCAACCGATGCCGCTATTTACTATGTGGGCTATATCGAAGTACCCAATACTGAGCGTCGCTTTCGTATTGATATGACCGCTCAAGTTTACATCGTGGTCAATCAAGCCAAAAACGCCTTATTGATTCCTTCCGCTGCCTTACAAGCTGCGGGTAATGCTAAGAAATCTGATAATACGACTGTTGCTAATGACCCAGATTCAGGCGAAACCATGGCTAAAGTACGTGTGCTTAAAGCAGATGGCGAGGTCGTGGATCAACTTGTAACCGTCGGGATAAACAATCGCGTTAGCGCTGAAATCATAAGTGGTTTAAATAAAGGCGATGAAGTGATACTAAGCGAAGAAGGTCCGGCGGAAGATGGCAAAGGGCGGTTTTAG
- a CDS encoding dienelactone hydrolase family protein: MLSNSAHSPTISFRSLLLATSIGFMALAVSQTAAAITTKNITYTVNNQSYQGYYAKADQPNAPFILLIHDWDGLTDYERQRADMLATEGYNVLAADMFGLGIRPTTIEDKKRLTSALYDDRVKMRKLLEGALNIGQKQGNDVRQGVTMGYCFGGTVALELARSGFPQKAFVPFHGGLDIPVGQNYDKTVGEILVFHGSADESIPLADFATLGKTLEASNVQHEMVTYSGAKHAFTVFDSDRYDARADKRSWKRYMDFLAEEYN; this comes from the coding sequence ATGTTGTCAAATTCTGCTCACTCGCCCACCATCTCTTTCCGCTCATTACTTCTTGCAACCTCAATCGGCTTCATGGCATTGGCTGTTAGCCAAACTGCCGCAGCCATCACTACCAAAAACATTACCTATACGGTAAATAATCAGTCTTATCAAGGTTATTACGCGAAAGCTGACCAGCCTAATGCACCTTTTATCTTACTTATTCACGATTGGGATGGCTTAACGGATTATGAGCGTCAGCGTGCCGATATGTTGGCAACTGAAGGCTATAATGTTTTGGCTGCAGACATGTTTGGACTGGGTATCCGCCCTACTACTATTGAAGACAAAAAACGTCTTACTTCAGCGTTATATGACGATCGGGTGAAGATGCGCAAATTACTCGAAGGAGCGTTGAACATAGGTCAGAAACAAGGCAATGATGTGCGCCAAGGTGTGACGATGGGATACTGTTTTGGTGGCACCGTTGCTCTCGAGTTAGCACGCTCAGGATTCCCGCAAAAAGCCTTTGTGCCCTTTCATGGTGGACTCGATATTCCAGTCGGTCAAAACTATGATAAGACAGTTGGAGAAATACTTGTCTTTCACGGTTCAGCTGATGAGTCAATTCCGTTAGCAGACTTTGCCACACTCGGTAAAACGTTAGAAGCTTCGAATGTACAACATGAGATGGTTACTTATAGTGGTGCAAAACACGCCTTCACTGTGTTCGATAGCGATAGATATGATGCTCGAGCAGATAAACGCTCTTGGAAGCGTTATATGGATTTTTTAGCAGAGGAATATAATTAG
- a CDS encoding DUF938 domain-containing protein — protein sequence MDKNNLRNLSNTDNLGNSDMSLSAAPPFSRACENNKHAILEVLKIELISFKHVLEIGSGTGQHSVYFAPQLPKITWQTSDLVANHWAINAWHDAHPAANLYAPLPLDLAVDPLPISLSSNRPYDAVFTANTLHIIAWSLVEKLFESVGNALPIDGKLLIYGPFNESGHYTSEGNHRFDDMLRQQNPSSGIRHKEDVIELADQHHLVLFATHAMPASNQLLIFKKR from the coding sequence ATGGATAAAAATAATCTAAGAAACTTAAGTAATACTGATAATTTAGGTAATAGTGATATGAGCTTATCTGCTGCGCCACCGTTTTCTCGAGCTTGTGAGAATAATAAGCATGCAATCTTAGAAGTATTAAAAATAGAGTTGATATCTTTTAAGCATGTACTTGAGATAGGGTCGGGTACTGGTCAACATAGCGTGTATTTCGCGCCGCAGTTGCCAAAGATAACGTGGCAAACCAGCGACCTCGTAGCTAATCATTGGGCTATTAATGCTTGGCATGATGCCCATCCTGCAGCTAATCTCTATGCGCCTCTACCTTTGGATTTGGCGGTTGATCCATTACCCATCAGTCTTTCTTCTAATCGACCTTATGATGCGGTGTTTACGGCTAACACGCTACACATCATCGCATGGTCTCTAGTCGAAAAACTATTCGAATCGGTGGGTAATGCATTACCGATTGATGGTAAGCTGCTTATTTATGGCCCATTCAATGAGAGTGGACATTATACCAGTGAGGGTAACCATCGTTTTGATGACATGCTACGTCAGCAGAATCCCAGCAGTGGTATTCGTCATAAGGAAGATGTTATAGAGCTAGCGGACCAACATCATTTAGTATTATTTGCTACTCATGCAATGCCAGCCAGCAACCAGCTACTGATTTTTAAAAAACGATAA
- a CDS encoding OsmC family protein, producing the protein MVMSKVTYQGNLRTQAIHLQSNNEIITDAPVDNHGKGEAFSPTDLLATSLASCMLTIIGIKAADMGVDIIGTTAEVTKIMAANPRRVSEVHIVMTFMHALDDRTQKILYNTALSCPVAQSIHPDITQNLTFSYADGS; encoded by the coding sequence ATGGTAATGTCTAAAGTCACTTACCAAGGCAATCTACGTACCCAAGCTATTCATCTGCAATCTAATAATGAAATCATTACTGATGCTCCTGTCGATAATCATGGTAAAGGTGAAGCATTTTCACCCACTGATTTATTAGCAACCAGCTTAGCCAGTTGTATGCTCACTATTATTGGTATAAAAGCCGCTGATATGGGTGTCGATATTATAGGCACGACGGCTGAAGTCACTAAAATTATGGCTGCTAACCCTAGACGTGTTAGTGAAGTGCATATTGTGATGACCTTTATGCATGCGCTTGACGATAGAACCCAAAAGATACTTTATAACACTGCGCTCAGTTGCCCTGTTGCTCAAAGCATCCATCCTGACATTACCCAAAATTTGACCTTTAGCTATGCAGATGGGTCCTAA
- a CDS encoding LPS-assembly lipoprotein LptE, translated as MSYKHRATQLSSAAQKQRVKKHPAQKIAVAVLAVVPMIVVLGTTSILTGCGFQLRGYDTPLRFDVAKTAVIIEDNRTSFPLKLPLTRRLEALGVDVVDSMTLLENTSNPTVNNSANNTNAEQIAIIRVNNVRFKRYELVGVLTEIRLALSADVSYQTVQNGQPVTLTNPIQIERSYQYNEASVSTDDQQGDQTRDWLYESLARRITDQYVALSLPKVAPTNANQSSTLIKNPATAAEVTTIIAPDS; from the coding sequence ATGTCGTACAAACACCGAGCTACGCAGTTATCATCAGCCGCCCAAAAGCAGAGGGTCAAAAAACATCCTGCACAAAAGATAGCTGTAGCGGTACTCGCTGTAGTGCCAATGATTGTGGTACTGGGTACGACTAGCATCTTGACCGGCTGTGGCTTTCAGCTACGTGGTTACGATACCCCCTTGCGCTTTGATGTCGCGAAGACCGCGGTTATTATTGAAGACAATCGCACCTCATTTCCACTAAAGTTACCTTTAACACGGCGCCTAGAAGCATTGGGAGTCGATGTGGTCGACAGTATGACGCTGCTGGAAAACACCAGCAACCCTACTGTCAACAACAGCGCAAACAATACCAATGCGGAGCAAATTGCTATTATTAGGGTCAATAACGTGCGCTTTAAGCGTTATGAATTGGTTGGTGTTCTAACAGAAATTCGACTGGCCTTGTCAGCGGATGTCAGTTATCAGACGGTGCAAAACGGCCAACCTGTCACCTTGACCAATCCTATTCAAATTGAGCGCAGCTATCAGTATAACGAAGCCTCGGTCAGTACTGATGACCAACAAGGCGACCAGACTCGTGACTGGCTGTATGAAAGCTTAGCACGCCGTATTACCGATCAATATGTCGCGCTCAGCCTACCCAAGGTTGCCCCTACTAATGCCAATCAGTCGTCAACCCTTATCAAAAACCCTGCAACTGCAGCAGAAGTGACAACAATTATCGCGCCTGACTCTTAA
- a CDS encoding MBL fold metallo-hydrolase, with product MNLCEIVRIEGYVQSSYLAIYPDKLLLLDGCCRPDVPVVLDYILKTLGRPVSDLKVVLVSHMHPDHAGGAIKLRKETGCLIVSADKPQQWYKGVGGRLMHLADMGMAHFAAKRMGRTFEILWYSPHLHADITVQDGDSVPKFADWQILETPGHTDRDLSFFHLPSRQVYTGDLIIKLKRKFVAPFPVYDPKVYIRSLQKIKDLNPSNVMMAHGRSLPIDAATFDLLITQAPEHPRTVKDTIRHKLLGGQGIDSYSQNLSKKG from the coding sequence ATGAATTTATGTGAGATTGTGCGTATAGAAGGGTATGTTCAAAGTTCTTACCTAGCGATATATCCTGACAAGCTGTTATTATTAGATGGCTGTTGCCGCCCTGATGTGCCGGTAGTGCTAGACTATATTCTGAAAACCTTGGGTCGACCAGTCAGTGATTTAAAAGTGGTATTAGTATCCCATATGCATCCCGATCATGCAGGTGGAGCGATTAAGCTTAGAAAAGAGACTGGTTGTCTTATCGTGTCTGCGGATAAGCCGCAGCAGTGGTATAAAGGGGTGGGCGGTCGGCTGATGCATTTAGCAGATATGGGAATGGCTCATTTCGCGGCCAAGCGCATGGGTCGCACGTTTGAAATTCTATGGTATTCGCCACATCTTCATGCTGATATTACCGTGCAGGATGGTGATAGTGTACCCAAGTTTGCTGATTGGCAAATACTAGAAACTCCCGGACATACCGATCGAGACTTATCATTTTTTCATTTGCCCAGCCGCCAAGTTTATACTGGTGATTTGATCATTAAGCTCAAGCGAAAATTTGTGGCTCCGTTTCCAGTCTATGATCCTAAAGTTTATATTCGTTCTTTACAAAAAATTAAAGACTTAAACCCTTCAAACGTCATGATGGCTCATGGGCGCAGCCTTCCAATTGATGCAGCGACTTTTGACCTACTCATTACCCAAGCTCCTGAGCATCCGCGTACGGTAAAAGACACTATTCGCCATAAGCTGCTAGGGGGTCAGGGTATTGATTCCTACTCTCAAAATTTGTCTAAGAAAGGTTAG
- a CDS encoding MacB family efflux pump subunit, which produces MTNQDPISNTKTDVIDVINVPLMQVKGLIKEFKAGEQTIRVLDDINLTINHGEMVAIIGQSGSGKSTLMNILGCLDQATAGSYKIFGQPVSRLEADELAKLRREHFGFIFQRYHLLGDISARDNVAVPAVYAGMDGQARNQRAEQLLSGLGLSDKVNNRPSQLSGGQQQRVSIARALMNGGDIILADEPTGALDSKSGDDVMKILQDLNAQGHTIIMVTHDPLLAAQAERVIEIKDGIIIADYKNEHYQQTQAQPEAILDRHRKSAFGSFVDRLFEAFKMSLLAMRAHKMRTLLTMLGIIIGIASVVSVVGLGKGSQAQILTSISSLGTNTITLSDGYPYGDPRRQYNDDNLTPQDAQAVADQPYVISVSPQINNNIDVRYRNVQEAASVKGVGKDYLDVTGETLAEGQGFDEQSILRRTQDIIIDSSAKRTFFPDNANPIGEVLLIGSVPGRVIGVLAPNDSGFGGGVDSPTLYMPYTTMMSRLIGSAYIESFVALIDNDISSSAAETAIARLIESRHGTDDFRIRNSDSIRQTIESTTTALTLLISSIAIISLIVGGIGVMNIMLVSVTERTNEIGVRMAVGARQSDIMQQFLIEAILVCILGGLLGIGLAFTIGELINRVGGDSFKVIYSSTSIIAAFVCSTLIGVIFGFLPARNAAKLDPVEALSRD; this is translated from the coding sequence ATGACCAACCAAGATCCTATCTCTAACACCAAGACTGATGTAATTGATGTGATTAACGTCCCATTAATGCAGGTCAAAGGGCTGATTAAAGAGTTTAAAGCAGGCGAGCAGACTATTCGTGTGCTAGATGACATCAATCTAACCATTAACCACGGTGAGATGGTCGCTATCATTGGCCAGTCAGGCTCTGGTAAGTCTACCTTAATGAATATTCTAGGCTGTTTGGATCAAGCGACTGCTGGCAGCTATAAAATATTTGGTCAACCGGTCAGCCGCTTAGAGGCTGACGAGCTGGCCAAGCTACGCCGTGAACACTTTGGCTTTATTTTTCAGCGTTATCATCTACTGGGTGATATTAGCGCTCGTGATAACGTGGCGGTACCAGCAGTATATGCTGGCATGGATGGCCAAGCACGCAACCAACGTGCCGAACAGCTGCTATCAGGCTTGGGATTGTCAGACAAGGTCAATAACCGTCCAAGCCAGCTGTCTGGTGGACAGCAGCAGCGGGTCTCTATCGCGCGGGCATTGATGAATGGTGGCGACATCATCTTAGCCGATGAGCCGACTGGTGCGCTTGACAGTAAGTCTGGCGACGATGTGATGAAGATTTTGCAAGACTTAAATGCACAAGGCCATACTATTATTATGGTTACTCATGATCCTCTTTTAGCGGCTCAAGCTGAGCGAGTGATTGAGATTAAAGACGGCATTATTATTGCCGACTATAAAAACGAGCACTATCAGCAAACGCAAGCGCAGCCTGAAGCAATTTTGGATCGCCATCGTAAAAGCGCTTTTGGCAGCTTTGTCGACCGCTTATTCGAAGCCTTTAAAATGTCCTTACTGGCCATGCGCGCTCACAAAATGCGCACCCTACTGACCATGCTAGGTATTATCATCGGTATTGCCTCAGTAGTATCTGTCGTGGGACTGGGCAAAGGCTCACAAGCGCAAATCTTGACCAGTATTAGCTCCCTAGGTACTAACACCATTACCCTCTCTGACGGCTACCCATATGGCGACCCTAGACGCCAATATAACGATGACAATCTGACTCCGCAAGATGCTCAAGCAGTGGCCGATCAACCCTATGTCATCAGTGTCAGTCCACAGATTAATAATAATATTGATGTGCGCTACCGCAATGTGCAAGAGGCAGCAAGCGTCAAGGGAGTCGGTAAAGACTACCTGGACGTAACGGGCGAGACGCTAGCTGAAGGTCAAGGCTTTGATGAACAAAGCATCTTGCGCCGTACTCAAGATATTATTATTGATAGTAGCGCCAAACGAACCTTTTTCCCTGATAATGCCAACCCCATCGGTGAAGTATTGCTGATAGGCAGTGTACCAGGACGAGTGATTGGGGTATTAGCGCCTAATGATAGCGGGTTTGGCGGTGGCGTAGACTCACCGACCCTATATATGCCTTACACCACTATGATGTCACGGCTCATAGGCAGTGCTTATATCGAAAGCTTCGTGGCACTGATTGATAATGATATTTCTTCCTCTGCTGCTGAGACTGCTATTGCTAGACTGATAGAAAGTCGCCACGGTACGGATGACTTTCGTATTCGCAACTCCGACTCCATTCGCCAGACCATAGAATCTACGACTACGGCGCTTACCCTACTGATTTCATCTATTGCGATTATTTCCTTAATAGTCGGCGGTATCGGGGTCATGAATATCATGCTGGTATCAGTCACCGAACGCACTAATGAGATTGGGGTGCGCATGGCCGTAGGTGCACGCCAAAGTGATATTATGCAGCAATTTTTGATTGAAGCTATATTGGTCTGTATTTTAGGAGGCCTGCTCGGCATCGGTTTGGCATTTACAATTGGTGAATTAATCAACCGTGTTGGTGGTGATAGCTTTAAAGTTATCTACTCGTCAACATCAATTATTGCCGCCTTTGTCTGTTCAACGCTCATTGGGGTGATTTTTGGCTTCCTACCCGCTCGCAATGCAGCCAAACTTGATCCTGTTGAGGCCCTTTCTAGAGATTAA
- the holA gene encoding DNA polymerase III subunit delta has translation MQDTFIQAYPKLLQPPVAVAGLWLAHGDEPLLHQWLVDVLRPHWRAQNYAIKRIELISVKSWQEVLSELGSLSLFDDASALIVTGNHKPDKAVITELERFAQEAQTGAHGHSLLWLTSKQDRRAQSSKWFAPFAQYGHVIDCNLYNEQQRQQLLQIQAQQFGLRLSQEAWQLLMSHTEHYLLSAYQTLWRLSYLFAPKLVASGSDISDASDRSGTSTATSKSIALDITDLQAALVSDAQFSVFDLSDAMLAGNSAQVAKIIFQLRASDEPTTLVLWAISKDMRQIMALLDGQDPQALGIWRSKQGLYQQACRRQSKIQTAQWPKLIYHCDQAIKGIVRQPAWELLLQAALELSGKRLFMAK, from the coding sequence ATGCAAGATACTTTTATTCAAGCCTATCCAAAGCTATTGCAACCACCAGTTGCAGTAGCAGGCTTGTGGCTGGCACATGGTGATGAACCGCTGTTACATCAGTGGCTCGTTGATGTACTGCGTCCACATTGGCGCGCGCAAAACTATGCGATCAAGCGTATCGAGCTAATATCAGTGAAGAGCTGGCAAGAGGTCTTGTCTGAGCTGGGTAGCTTGTCATTATTCGATGATGCCAGCGCCTTAATTGTGACGGGTAACCATAAACCGGATAAAGCCGTTATTACTGAGCTGGAGCGCTTTGCACAAGAAGCCCAAACGGGGGCGCATGGTCATAGCTTATTATGGTTGACGTCCAAGCAAGACCGCCGTGCCCAAAGCAGCAAATGGTTTGCTCCTTTTGCGCAATACGGGCACGTCATTGATTGTAACTTGTACAATGAGCAGCAGCGACAGCAACTGCTCCAGATTCAAGCACAACAGTTCGGACTACGATTGTCACAAGAAGCGTGGCAACTATTGATGTCACATACCGAGCATTACTTGTTGAGTGCCTATCAGACCTTATGGCGATTGTCCTACCTGTTTGCGCCCAAGCTAGTCGCAAGCGGCAGTGACATCAGTGACGCCAGTGACAGGAGCGGCACTTCTACGGCAACGTCCAAAAGTATAGCGCTCGATATTACTGATTTACAAGCAGCACTGGTCAGCGACGCGCAGTTTAGTGTGTTTGATTTGTCCGATGCGATGTTAGCGGGTAATAGTGCACAAGTCGCGAAAATTATATTTCAGCTCAGAGCCTCCGATGAACCAACAACCTTAGTGCTGTGGGCGATTAGCAAGGATATGCGTCAGATTATGGCCTTACTCGATGGCCAAGACCCGCAAGCGTTAGGAATTTGGCGTAGCAAACAAGGACTATATCAGCAGGCTTGTCGTCGGCAGTCAAAAATACAAACGGCCCAGTGGCCTAAGCTTATTTATCACTGTGACCAAGCCATTAAAGGTATTGTGCGCCAACCAGCATGGGAACTGTTGTTGCAAGCGGCGTTAGAGTTATCAGGAAAACGTTTATTTATGGCTAAATAA
- a CDS encoding flavodoxin family protein yields the protein MPTKTLLIIAHAPSVNTKKLSQAAYDGANHPDIDIKVVIKSPQDTQPEDVLAADALLLGTTENLAYMAGLTKDFFDRCYYPVLEKKQGMPFALYIRAGEDGTGTKRAIQTITTGLRWSWIQEALILQGVWQDEFTAQVEELAMTLAAGVEAGIY from the coding sequence ATGCCAACTAAAACCTTACTTATAATCGCACACGCACCATCGGTAAATACTAAGAAATTATCACAAGCGGCTTATGACGGCGCTAATCATCCAGATATAGATATCAAGGTAGTTATCAAGTCTCCCCAAGACACCCAGCCTGAAGATGTGCTGGCAGCTGACGCGCTACTTTTAGGAACCACTGAAAACCTAGCCTATATGGCTGGACTGACCAAAGACTTCTTTGATCGCTGTTATTATCCAGTACTGGAAAAGAAACAAGGTATGCCTTTTGCCTTATATATTCGTGCGGGCGAAGATGGTACCGGTACCAAACGCGCGATACAGACGATTACGACTGGTTTACGTTGGTCATGGATACAAGAGGCGCTGATCTTACAGGGGGTTTGGCAAGATGAGTTTACGGCACAAGTCGAAGAGCTAGCAATGACCCTTGCTGCTGGCGTAGAGGCAGGTATTTATTAA